The following DNA comes from Kitasatospora sp. NBC_01287.
TACGAGGCGATCATCACCCCGGTGCCGACGGCGGCCGCCAGCGACGGCAGCTGCGCGCGGCCCGGCAGCCCGTCGGCCAGCGCCAGGCCGGCCAGGCCCAGGCAGATCACCAGCACCCCCAGCACGCCCCCGCCGGAGAGCGGCCGGCCCAACACGGTGGTCGAGGCCACCGCCACCAGCAGCGGCGAGGTGCCACGGGCGATCGGGTAGAGCTGGCCGAAGTCGCCGAGCCGGTAGGTCTGCAGCAGCAGCGCCTGGTAGGCGGTCTGCAGCGCGGTGGAGGCGGCGATGAACGGCCAGGCGGCCGGCGCCGGCAGGGGCGTGAAGCAGACGGCGACGGCGGCGACCGCGGTGAACGCGACCCCGATCAGCGCGAAGCCGACCAGCTTGTCCTTGATCGTGTGGGCCAGCGCGTTCCAGGTGGCGTGCAGCACGGCGGCGGTCAGCACCGCGATCGGCACGGCGCCCCCGCCCGCCGCCGCCGGCAGGCCGGGCATGGAGAGAGCGGCCGTGGAGAGAGCGGCCATGGACATGAGTGGTCCTTCCCGGACATGGAACCGGCTTCCGCCTGGAACTGATTTCCGCGCTATCGTAGACCCATGGAATCGAGTTCCGCACAGGGTGGCCGCCTCGCCGCCCACGTCCGCGCCCACCTGCCCGAGCTGCGCGAGGCGGAGCAGCGCGTCGCCCGGGTCGTCCTGGAGCAGGGGCCAGGGCTGGCCGACCTGACCATCGGCGACGTGGCCACGCTGGCCGGCACCGCACCCTCCTCGGTGGTGCGCGCCTGCCAGCGGCTGGGCTTCCGCGGCTTCCAGCAGCTGAAGATCGCCGCCGCGCAGCAGGCGCCGCGCCCGACCCCGAGCACCGACGAGGAGCGGGATCCGGCCGCCCGCGCCCTGGCCGAGACACTGCGCGCGGCGCGCGAGGCGCTGGACGGGCTGACCGCCACCCTGGACGCGGCCCAACTGCGCGAGGCGGCCGAGCTGCTCGACTCGGCGAGCCGGGTGCTGGTGGTGGGCGCCGGCCTCTCCGGCGCGGTGGCGCTGGACGCCGCCTACCGCCTGCGCGCGCTCGGCTCCGCCGTCGACGCACCGGCCGATCCGAGCACCGCCCAACTCGCCGCCGGCCTGCTACCGCCCGGCGCCGTCTGCCTGGCCATCAGCCACACCGGCAGCGCCCGCAGCACGGTCGACGCCGCCCGGCTGGCCAGGAAGGCCGGCGCCGGCGTCATCGCGCTGACCAGCACGGCCAGTTCACCCCTGACCGTGCTGAGCAACTGCACCCTGGTGGCCGGCGGCCAGGACCTCATCCTGGGCCTGGAGACGGTGGCCAGCCGGCTCGCCCACCTCGCGGTCCTCGACGCGCTCTCGCTCACCCTGCTCACCCTGCGCGGCGCCGCCGCCGAGCAGGCACTCTTCCTGTCGGCCGGGATCACCGCGGACCACCTGTACTGAGAGCTGACCGTATCTTCCGCCACCGAATCGCCGTCTCATCGAACGCAGCCGAGAAACGTCTCCGATGCCCGAAGATCTACGGATGAATGAGCATTCGCCATCTTCGAACGTGCTGGTCGGAGGGGCTGGCGTGAGGGGTCTCCGGAGTGCTCGTGCTGGCCGCGGATGGGAGTCTGCGGCCTTGATCGCCCGTCAGCGGCTGGTTGCGAGACTGGTCAACCTGGCGGACGGACCCGAAGCCGACAGATCACCCGTGCGGCTCCGCGCTGCACAGTGTGTCGTTGCGTGCCGCGAGTGAAGACGAAAATACGGTGAATAGCTGTTCGGTTGATCACTCTGGTGTGAGGGCGGTCGATGCGCATCAGTGGCTTGAATGGCGCGGCCAGGCAACGCGGTCTCGGCGCGACGGGAACCCTCACCGCCGCCACCGCACTGGCGGTGCTGTTCGGCACCCCCTGGGTGGCGCACGCGCAGCAGGAACTGGAGATCGTGCGGATCAACGTGCCGGCTTCGGCGAAGCCCGGCGACACGGTGTCCTTCAGGATTGGTGTCCAGAACCTGGGCGCCGCCACCGAGATCCGGTATTCGGCGGACCTCGGCAACGTGACGGACAAGGCCGACTTCCAGGGCGTGCAGACCAGTGAGTCGGGAACGGAGAGCTACCAGGCACCCCTGCTCACCTGGGTGGGCCCGATCAACGGCGGGAACCTGGACGGAGTCAACTTCACCGTCGTGGTGAAGCCCGGCGCGACCGGCGTGATGCGGGTGAAGGTCGTCGTCGCGAACTCCAACTGCGCCGAGGGCTCCACGGAGCCGGTGTGCGTGGCAGAGGTGCCGATCATCCCGGACGAGCCGACGCCATCACCGTCCCCGACCACGTCTCCTTCCCCGACGCCATCACCGTCCCCGACCGGATCCGCGTCCCCGACCGCCTCTCCGTCCCCGACCGGGTCTCAGACCGCGACGACGAATCCGACCCCGGTCGTGTCGCCGCGCCCCACGGCGTCGACGGGCTCGAAGGAACTGGCGGCGACCGGCCAGTCCGGCACCGGGATCGCTGTCATCAGCGCCATCGGAATGGTCCTGATCGGGACGGGCGGAACCGCGGTGTGGGCCAGCCGCTGTCGGCGCCGCTGACGGGGAGTGCCACCTCACCGGCCCGGGGCGGCTGCCGCCCCGGGCCGGCGTCGATCGCCGCTGCCCCCTTGACCTCGCCCCCCGTCTTGGAGGCTGGAGTCCACGATGTCCCACAAGTCCTCGTGGACCGGGACCATCTGCGGGGCCCTCAGCGGACCGATGTTGGCGGGCCAGACCCTGCGGTCGAGGCCGTGGGCGTCCTTGACGAGCAGCACCGCCCCATCCCGGCGAGCACCGGCACCTCCCGGAACCGTGGATCCCGGCGCCCACCCGGCGTGCCAGTCGGGCGCTCGGAATTTCTACCGGCAGGAGACCCGGCCCGGACAAGCCGGAGCGGCCCGCCGGTCGAGCTGACGGTCCGTCATGCGAGATCGAGACTGACGCATCAACAGGAGGTCGCGTCGAGCAAGGCGCGAGCTGCGCTCGTGGCGTAGTGACGGACGCGGGGGCCGTCTCGCAGGCTGCTCACCAGGCCGGCCTCACGCAAGACGGTGGCGTGCTCGGAGGCGGAGGCCAGGGAGATGTCGGCACGCTGCGCCAGTTGGGCGGTGGTGAGCCCTGGGGCGGCTGCGATGGTGTGCAGGACCGTGCCCCGGGTGGCGCCCATGAGTCTGCCGACGGCGGCGACGCTGTCACCCTGTCGTCGTGTGGAGCCGGTGGCCAACGGGCTGACGTGGGACGGGTCGTACGCCGGTGGGTAGACCAGCTCCGGTCGATCGTTTTCGGCGTCTCCGACGTACAGGCGTGGCAGCGGTCCGCAGAACACCATGGGTGCCAGGGCCAGGCCGCGGCCTTTGAGCTCGACGTCGAGATCGACCGGCGAGGGCAGGGTCAGTACGGGCGGCTGCCAGCGGATCGCCGGGTGCAGTCCGGCGAGGAGCCCTTCGACGCCGTACCGGGTGAGGATGGTTGTCCTGCGGGCCCACTCGATGTCGATCGATGCCTGCATGCCGACGAGGTACGGGGCGATCGCAACCCGGTGGAAGGTCGCCAGGGCCTCGGCGACGGCGTCCAGCGCAGAAGGTTCGCCGTTGGCGATCCGGCGCGCCCAGGCCGGAGTCGAGCCGTCGACCAGTCGGGCGATGTCCGACGCGAGGCGGTCGACGGGGGTGGCGCGGATGGCCTTCAAGGCGGATCCTCCATCACCGTCCACCCCGGCCGGGGTGAGGAAGTCGGGAATCCAGCCCTGTGCGGGAACCAGGTCCCACAGTGGTTGGACGCCGGCCGGTATGCGTCCGGTCAGGCTCGCGCGCCAGTGCCCGAAACGCCGTGGTTGGTCTCGCCGGCGCAGGACCTGCACGCTCAGCACCGCCTCGCCGATCTGTGGCACCACCTGGTTGATCAGGCCCACGCGCGCCAGGTCTGCGCTGGTGAAGTGAATCCGCAGCATCATGCCCCCCGCATGTCATCGCTGTCAGTCACGCTTCGTGGTACCCGTCTTGAAGGGCTGTGATGCTACCGGGCCGTTTCGGGCTGGGCCGAAGGGTCGTGCGGCCGTGTCTTCCGGCGCCCATGCTTCAGGAACAGGTCGGTGCGTGGAACAAGCGCCGAAGATCAAGGGGGACCAGAGATGAGCTTCTACAGGAACCGACAAACGGCAGTGTTCACGAAGAGAACACTCGCCAAGGCAGTCGTGCCCATCCTCGCCGCAACCGCACTCGGCGGCGTCAGCGCGGCCTCGGCCCATGCCTCCGACCCGGGAGGCGGTGGCTCCTGCGAGAGCATCGACGTCAGCGGATACCCGGGTATCGAGACCTTCACCCTGCATGTCGACTGGAACGGCTGCGGGTACCCGGTGAAGGCCTGGGCCGTCTGCTTCTCCGAATGGATCCCCCCGTATGGCTGGCATGCCACCGGCGACATCACCTACTCCTCCGGCGGCACGTCGGAGGCCGACTGTTCTCCCGGTGAAGTCGCCGCCTACTGGGGCTACTGGATCTTTTCGGGAGGCACGTGGCACCAGTACGACATGGAGCACGGCACCTGGGACTCGTGAGGACGGCACCCAGGGCTGATCCGTAGCCCCGGCGCTCCGACTACCCGTCCGATGCATCCGCACCCCAGTGCGCGTATCCGGAAAGCCCGCGTCTCGCTGTCCGGGCGTATGACGCCCGGACAGCGACCTGATCGATGAACAGAGAGCATCGCGAGAGCACCCGCGCCCGCGGGACTGACCGTGGCAGACCGGGCATCACAGGGGACAGCCGATCTCCGGGAATCTCGAATGGCCCGGCCCAGGGAATCCATGCCAGTGAGAGCAGTGCCGCGCCGCCGGTGAATCGCGATCGCGAGCCCAGTTGCAGCCTCACGTGAGGGAAATACTGGCGACTTTAGGACACGCCAGCGGAAATCCTGATTCGCCACATAGGCGACAGCTCATTCGCTCATTGCATGGATTTCTTCCGACCAGTCGGCCGCGCCAATGTGCCGACTCCAGTCGCGGGCAATTCGGCAATCAGCGCCAACGCATCGACGAAAAAAGGAAGATGCCCAGCATGAAGCTCGCGGTCAAGAAAATCGCCATGGCCGGCGCGGCTGCCATCGCAGCCTTCGCAGGCATGACGGGAACCGCCCACGCGTCAACCTACGGCGTGGAGCTGTACAACAGCTCGACCAGACAGTGTCTGGTCAGCGACAGCTCCGGGAGCGTCGCGTTCAGGGGGTGCAACAACACCAATTCCCTGTGGGACTGGAACATCGTCTCGGACAACGGAAACTTCCAGATCCAGGACTCCGGGACCCACATGTGTCTCACCTACAACAAGTGGTTCGACACACTGAGCACTCAGGGCTGCGACTACACCAACCCGATGGAGTGGTGGACGGTGCATGAGTACGACAACGGCACAAGCTTCGAGTCCACCGGCCAGGAGATGTGTATCGACGCCAGCCAGCCGGCCGAGATTTCCGCGTGCAACGCTGGTACCGGGCAGAAGTGGTGGGAGATGACGCCATAATCCCGCCCGCCCTTCGGTGGCGGCTTTGGGAGCCTCGTTCTTTCCAGGTGTCAACGGTCGTTGAGATGACCAGGGCGGGCGGTCTTCGAGTGTCCAGGCTGGTGGTTACCAGAAGACTGGGTGGAGACGAAGGGCTACGGCACCAGCGGCTCCGCCCCGCGGCGCTCCACTGACGGGGCCCCGCGCGGCTCCGCCGGCCGGCCCGCGCGTCAGCGGGCCAGCCGGTGGCCGCCGAAGCCGTTGCCGCCGCCCGCGTCGAGCCACCACTCCTCCATCGCCCGCTGGTCCATCGCCGCCCACTGGGGCGTCTGCTGGACCTGGGCCCGGCCCAGGCTGCGGCCGAGCTCGACGGTGGCCCGCCCGAGCGGCGCGCGCTCCGCGCTGTAGGCGGCCAGCGCCTCGGGCAGGGTGTCCGCGGCGCGCAGCGCCCGCTCCAGCGCGGCGGCGTCCTGCAGCGCCTTCATCGCGCCGCTGCCGGTGGTCGGCCGGGCGATCGAGGCGGCGTCACCGAGCAGCGCCAGGCGGCCCCGGGTGAAGTGCGGCGTCGCCATGTCGTACATCGGCTGGATGAACCGCTCCTCGACGGGGGTCAGTTCGACGACCTCCTGCCAGTAGGGCGGGAAGTGCCGCTCCACCAGCTCCCGTTGGAGGCGCACCAGGTCGGCGGGCACCGCACGCGGGTGGGTCGAGCTCGGGTCGGCGAAGCGCTGTGCGCCGGCGGCCGGCGGTGTGGTGTAGAAGACCCAGTTGACGGCGGTGCCGGTGCCGCTCCGCGCGGGGATCCGGTACGCGATCATGTGGCCGCCGGGGAAGGCGACCGTCGTGGCGTCCGTCTCGGCGAAGGCCTCCGCCGGGCCCGGCAGTCGCTCCACCGGCAGGGTGCCGCGCCAGGCCAGGAAGCCGCCGTACTCGGCGGCGGCCCCCGGATACATCGCCGCCCGCACCAGCGACCGGTAGCCGTCCGCGCCGACCACGACGTCGAACCGCTCCTCGGTGCCGTCCGCCAGCCGCAGCTGCACCCCGTCCGGCTCGGGCTCGACCCCGGTCACGGCCGCCCCGACCCGGAAGTCGACGCCCTGCGGGATCCGCCCGCGCAGCTCGCGCCAGAGCGAGCCCCAGCTGTAGGAGCGGAACGGGAACGGCAGTGCGCCGATCTCCCGCCCCGCGCGCAGCCCGTCCTCGCGCACCACCCACGGGCGGCGGGTCAGCCGGACCCACGGCATCCCGGCGTCCAGGTACCCCGCCTCGGCCAGTTCGGCGTAGCGGTCGTTGTGCAGTGCCAGCCCGACGCCCAGGTCCCCCAGCCGGTCGGCGGCCCGCTCGAAGACCACCACCTCCCGGGCTCCGGCCCGCGCCACCGCGAGCGCACCGGCGCACCCCGCGATGCTGCCGCCCACCACAGCCACCCGTTCCCCGCGCACGACCACGACCACCCCTCTCAGCCGGACCCTGTCCGTGTCCGGCGCCAGCGCCCTACCCTGGCGCGCCCGGCGGGGAAACGTCCACCACGCACCGCGCCCGCGCGGCCCGCGGCTCCACATATCTGACATTACGTCACTTATGGTGTGAATCGGCACAGCTGACGTGCCGGCCGGCCTGACCGGGCCGGATCGCCAGCCCTGAGGGAGCAACCACACCGTGCATCGGATCACCCGCCTCGCCGCGGCCACCGCGACCGTCCTCGCCGCCGTGGCAGTCTGCGCCCCGTCCACCTCCGCCGCCGCCTCCACCTCCGCCGCCTCGCCGGCGGACGCCGGGCACCCCACCGGAGGCCACCACGCCGTCTTCGTCCAGACCGACAACCCCGCCGGCAACCAGGTCATCGCCTACCACCGCGGTGACGACGGGCTGCTGACCCGGGCCGGCGACTACGACACCGGCGGCCTGGGCGGGGTGCTCGACGGCTCGGTGGTCGACCACCTCGCCTCCCAGGGCTCGCTCACCTACGACGCGCGGCACGGGCTGCTCTACGCCGTCAACGCGGGCAGCGACAGCGTCACCGTCTTCGCGGTCGACGGCGACCGCCTGGAGCGCCGCCAGACGGTCGGCTCGGGCGGCCGCTTCCCGGTCAGCGTGGCCGTGCACGACGACGTCGTGTACGTGCTCAACGCCCTGGACGGCGGCTCGGTCCAGGGCTTCCGGGTGCGCGAGGGCCGCCTGGAGCGGCAGGACGGCTGGAACCGCTGCCTGGGCCTGGACCCGGACGCGGTACCGCAGTTCACCAACACGCCGGGCCAGGTCGGCTTCACCGCCGACGGCTCCCGGCTGGTGGTGACCACCAAGGCCAACGGGAACAGCCTGGCCGTCTTCCGCCTCGATCGCGAGGGCGCCCCGGCCCAGGCACCGGTGGTCACCGTGCTGCCCGGGGCGGTGCCGTTCGCGTTCGTGCCCAACGGGCGTGACGGGCTCTTCGTGACCCAGGCCGGACCCAACGCGCTCTCCACCATCGCGATCCGCCCCGACGGCAGCGCCGAGCAGCAGGCCTTCGCAGCCACCGGCCAGGCCGCCACCTGCTGGGTGGTCGCGGTGGACGGCCTGCTGTACACCTCCAACGCGGGCAGCGCGACGGTCAGCGGGTTCCGGCCCGGCGACGGCGGGCGGCAACTCACCGCGCTGGGCAACACGCCCACCGACCCGGGCACGGTCGACGCGGCCGCCTCGGTCACCGAGGCCGGGCGCTACCTGTACGTGCAGACCGGCGGCAACGGGATCGTCGACGAGTTCGCGGTCGGCCGGGAGGGCTCGCTGACGGCGATCGGCTCGGTGACCGTGCCGGACGCGGTCGGCGGCGAGGGCATCGTCGCGCTCTGAGCGGCGAGCGGGCAGCGGCGAGCGGGCCCCGGCTTTGGCGCCGGGGACCCGCTCGACTCGGACTGCCCGGCTCGGACTGCTCGGCTCGGACTGCTCGGCTCGGACTGCTCGGCTCAGCGGCCGGTGGGCAGGTTGGCGCCGCCGGTGCAGTTGATGACGGTGCCGGTCATGAAGGTGTTGCCGACCAGCATCCGGATCACCTGCGCCACGTCCTCGGCGCGGCCCACCCGGCCCGCCGGGGTGGTCGCGGCCAGGCCCTCGAAGAGCTCGGCACGGTGCGCCGCGGGCACCCGGTCCCACCAGGGGGTGTCGATCACCCCGGGCGACACCGCGTTGATCCGCAGCGGGGCGAGCTCGACGGCGAGCGGCGGGACCATCGCCTGCAGGGCGCCGTTGATCGCGGCCAGGCCCGCCGTGCCGGGGAAGGCGGCGTTGGCCGAGGCCGCCGTGACGAAGGTGACCGAGCCGTCGACGCTCAGCCGGGGCAGCGCCGCCTGCAGCAGGTGCAGGAACGGCCAGAACTTGCCGTCGAAGCCGGCGGCGAGGTCCTTCGGGTCCAGCGCGCTGATCGGCCCGGCACCCGCCGCGCCGCTCAGCGCGAGCACCAGGTGGTCCACCGGGCGCCCGATCCCCTCGAAGAAGGCGGCGATCGCCGCCGGGTCGGCGCCGTCCAGCCGCTGCCCGGTGACGGCGTCACCACCGTCGATCCGCTCCAGGGCGGCCGCCAGGCGCTGCTCGTCCCGCCCGGCGATCAGCACCGAGGCGCCCTCGGCGGCCAGCAGCCGCGCCGTCGCCTCCCCCACCCCGGAGCTGCCGCCCACCACGATGGCGAACTGACCCTCAAGTGCACGCGATTCGGTCATCAGGTTCCTCCCCGAAACAGTGTTTCGTCCATGATCACCTGGACCCGACGGTTCGTCCAACAACGAATCATGGTGACGCGAGCAACCCGTGCGGGTCGTGCACCGCCCGGCCGCCGATCAGGGTGAGGTCGGGGAGCAGGGTGGCCAGCTCCAGGTCGGGGCAGCGCAGCGGATCGGCCGGCCAGAGGGTGAGGTCGGCGAACCGGCCGGGCGCGAGGGTGCCTCGTGTCACGCTCTCGCCGGTCAGCCGAGCGGCGTTGACGGTGTGCAGGGCGAAGGCCTCGGGGCGGGTGATGGCGTGCCCGGGGCCCTGGACGCCGGCCAGGGTCTGCCGGGTGGTCATCCCCCAGACCGAGGTCATCGCACCGAACGGGCCCACCGGGAAGTCGGAGCCCGCGGTGAGCAGCGCACCCTCGTCGAGCCACTCGCGCAGCGGGAAGAGGTCGGCCACCCGCTCGGCGCCCCACTCGCGGATCTGGGCGCCCGCCGCGTCGTGCAGCAGCGGGTGCTGCACGGTGACCGGCAGGCCCAGCTCGATGGCCCGCGTCCGCTGCTCGGGGCGGGCCAGGCCGCCGTGCTCGATCACCAGCGTGCCGGCGGGCAGGTCGGGGTGGCGGCGCAGCACCTCCTCGTAGACGTCGAGCAGCACGCGCAGTCCGCGGTCCCCCCAGGCATGGCTGCCGACCCGCCAGCCGCGGCGCACCACCGCGTCGACCGCCTCGACCAGCGCCTCGGGCTCCCAGTTCAGGCTGCCGCAGTAGCAGTCACGGCCGGCGTAGGGCTGCTCCAGGGCGCCGGCCTCGATGCCGCCGTCGATGCCGAACTTCACGCCCCAGACGCTCAGCTGATCGTCGTCGGCCCCCTGCCACGACTCCATCCCCGCCAGCAGCTCCTGGACCTGGGCCACGCTGTTCAGGCCGATCGCCGAGACCAGGGCGCGCACCCGGACGGCGAGTGCCCCGGCCTCGCGGGCCGCGCGCAGGACCGGCAGATCGGCGAGCGGCACCATGCAGTCGCGCACCGTGCCGATCCCGGTGGCGGCGTAGGCGCGCGAGGCGGCGTGCAGGTCCTCGATCCGGGCGACCAGGTCGGGGCGCGGCAGCAGGGCCTCGGCCCGCGCGGCGGCGGAACCGATCAGCCGACCGGTCAGCGATCCGTCGGCGGCGCGCTCGATCCGGCCGCCGGCCGGGTCCGGGGTGTCGGGGCCGAGGCCGGTCAGCCGCAGCGCGGCCGAGTTCAGCACCACGTTGTAGGCGCCGCGTTTGACCAGGACGGGGTGCTCGGCGGCGGCCGCGTCCAGCTCGGCCATGGTCGGGAGGCGGCGCTCGGCGAGGTTGAACTCCTGCCAGTTGATGGTGGTGCGGATCCACTCCCCGGGCGGGGTGGTGGCGGCGCGCAGG
Coding sequences within:
- a CDS encoding amidohydrolase family protein, which gives rise to MPETRPSALINTVYGAFVRRLGGWIPVSDLIALLAELDVGSQAVRSAISRLKKGGTLVQERRATGTGYRLSPAVGPVFDEGDRRIFGSLEPARLADGWVIAIFSVPESERAHRHQLRSRLSWLGFGNASPGVWLAPARLLPDAELMLRRLGLSDYVHLFTGEYAAFAELREAVSGWWDFPAIEHQYAEFADIHRPLAQRLGADPDPAAAFRAYVPMLTQWRRLPYLDPGLPTELLPADWNAVVARRVFAELHQLLAVPSLRYVEQVAGAPTGPAVENLAAVDQPPGTGRVRRGLPRPAPPRCSEQPHPPEIRTEQGVPAVMPPAMPHADLVPPADLVLRAAAVHTLVPGQAPQRALAVKGGRIAALAPDPAGLDDWIGLGTAVLDQPAATVLPAFDDTHTHLILAADSVHDVPVHRARDLAGFLKLIRLRAATTPPGEWIRTTINWQEFNLAERRLPTMAELDAAAAEHPVLVKRGAYNVVLNSAALRLTGLGPDTPDPAGGRIERAADGSLTGRLIGSAAARAEALLPRPDLVARIEDLHAASRAYAATGIGTVRDCMVPLADLPVLRAAREAGALAVRVRALVSAIGLNSVAQVQELLAGMESWQGADDDQLSVWGVKFGIDGGIEAGALEQPYAGRDCYCGSLNWEPEALVEAVDAVVRRGWRVGSHAWGDRGLRVLLDVYEEVLRRHPDLPAGTLVIEHGGLARPEQRTRAIELGLPVTVQHPLLHDAAGAQIREWGAERVADLFPLREWLDEGALLTAGSDFPVGPFGAMTSVWGMTTRQTLAGVQGPGHAITRPEAFALHTVNAARLTGESVTRGTLAPGRFADLTLWPADPLRCPDLELATLLPDLTLIGGRAVHDPHGLLASP
- a CDS encoding EamA family transporter, with the protein product MPGLPAAAGGGAVPIAVLTAAVLHATWNALAHTIKDKLVGFALIGVAFTAVAAVAVCFTPLPAPAAWPFIAASTALQTAYQALLLQTYRLGDFGQLYPIARGTSPLLVAVASTTVLGRPLSGGGVLGVLVICLGLAGLALADGLPGRAQLPSLAAAVGTGVMIASYTVVDGIGVRHAGTVSGYLAWLYLCQGPVLPLAALALRGRALVAQARPFLLRGLTGGTLSLLAYGLVVWAQSRGDLATIAALRETSIVIAAAIGALVFHEPLGRRRIGASATVLAGIAVLELAHA
- a CDS encoding MurR/RpiR family transcriptional regulator — protein: MESSSAQGGRLAAHVRAHLPELREAEQRVARVVLEQGPGLADLTIGDVATLAGTAPSSVVRACQRLGFRGFQQLKIAAAQQAPRPTPSTDEERDPAARALAETLRAAREALDGLTATLDAAQLREAAELLDSASRVLVVGAGLSGAVALDAAYRLRALGSAVDAPADPSTAQLAAGLLPPGAVCLAISHTGSARSTVDAARLARKAGAGVIALTSTASSPLTVLSNCTLVAGGQDLILGLETVASRLAHLAVLDALSLTLLTLRGAAAEQALFLSAGITADHLY
- a CDS encoding beta-propeller fold lactonase family protein — translated: MHRITRLAAATATVLAAVAVCAPSTSAAASTSAASPADAGHPTGGHHAVFVQTDNPAGNQVIAYHRGDDGLLTRAGDYDTGGLGGVLDGSVVDHLASQGSLTYDARHGLLYAVNAGSDSVTVFAVDGDRLERRQTVGSGGRFPVSVAVHDDVVYVLNALDGGSVQGFRVREGRLERQDGWNRCLGLDPDAVPQFTNTPGQVGFTADGSRLVVTTKANGNSLAVFRLDREGAPAQAPVVTVLPGAVPFAFVPNGRDGLFVTQAGPNALSTIAIRPDGSAEQQAFAATGQAATCWVVAVDGLLYTSNAGSATVSGFRPGDGGRQLTALGNTPTDPGTVDAAASVTEAGRYLYVQTGGNGIVDEFAVGREGSLTAIGSVTVPDAVGGEGIVAL
- a CDS encoding helix-turn-helix transcriptional regulator translates to MMLRIHFTSADLARVGLINQVVPQIGEAVLSVQVLRRRDQPRRFGHWRASLTGRIPAGVQPLWDLVPAQGWIPDFLTPAGVDGDGGSALKAIRATPVDRLASDIARLVDGSTPAWARRIANGEPSALDAVAEALATFHRVAIAPYLVGMQASIDIEWARRTTILTRYGVEGLLAGLHPAIRWQPPVLTLPSPVDLDVELKGRGLALAPMVFCGPLPRLYVGDAENDRPELVYPPAYDPSHVSPLATGSTRRQGDSVAAVGRLMGATRGTVLHTIAAAPGLTTAQLAQRADISLASASEHATVLREAGLVSSLRDGPRVRHYATSAARALLDATSC
- a CDS encoding SDR family oxidoreductase; this encodes MTESRALEGQFAIVVGGSSGVGEATARLLAAEGASVLIAGRDEQRLAAALERIDGGDAVTGQRLDGADPAAIAAFFEGIGRPVDHLVLALSGAAGAGPISALDPKDLAAGFDGKFWPFLHLLQAALPRLSVDGSVTFVTAASANAAFPGTAGLAAINGALQAMVPPLAVELAPLRINAVSPGVIDTPWWDRVPAAHRAELFEGLAATTPAGRVGRAEDVAQVIRMLVGNTFMTGTVINCTGGANLPTGR
- a CDS encoding FAD-dependent monooxygenase; this encodes MVVRGERVAVVGGSIAGCAGALAVARAGAREVVVFERAADRLGDLGVGLALHNDRYAELAEAGYLDAGMPWVRLTRRPWVVREDGLRAGREIGALPFPFRSYSWGSLWRELRGRIPQGVDFRVGAAVTGVEPEPDGVQLRLADGTEERFDVVVGADGYRSLVRAAMYPGAAAEYGGFLAWRGTLPVERLPGPAEAFAETDATTVAFPGGHMIAYRIPARSGTGTAVNWVFYTTPPAAGAQRFADPSSTHPRAVPADLVRLQRELVERHFPPYWQEVVELTPVEERFIQPMYDMATPHFTRGRLALLGDAASIARPTTGSGAMKALQDAAALERALRAADTLPEALAAYSAERAPLGRATVELGRSLGRAQVQQTPQWAAMDQRAMEEWWLDAGGGNGFGGHRLAR